A genomic region of Candidatus Woesearchaeota archaeon contains the following coding sequences:
- a CDS encoding NOP58 family protein: MAQILVTNFIGIFIIQENKIIDKILFRDLEYKNKHHAQHCEAELLKKHPEAKKETTFTFPQEKEFLKKFWEINIAVAKQACKDAVRKEHFIMQAVASMEDIEKAVNPLVKRCREWFALYCPEVNEKVANHEAFIEIITTKSKQEILDEFNIATTMGADIATIDIEPMEEFGKQIKLLYNFKKQLEEYIEKALHDIAPNLLAVAGPVLAAELLLHAGSLEKLGKMPASTIQLLGAENALFLHLKKQGNCPRHGIIVKHPLLAGAKGEYHGKVSRKLAGILSIAARLDRFHGDQYKGFALREKLDKDVATLVSKPRKIKPRAYVPKQREERYERPRETERPFRQERSSYQNARPDHGARTGNTPFRQHRQQGAPERRPGYKYSGQHRESPRDGRSMYSRPHPRSSGYEHSQQRSESPRDGRTTHAQRPQTQTQSTMNYKTKDQQKNKQKYQPYHNDTNKKRKTFKPFRK, from the coding sequence ATGGCTCAAATCCTCGTCACGAATTTCATTGGCATATTTATCATTCAGGAGAATAAGATTATTGATAAAATTCTATTTAGGGATTTGGAATATAAGAACAAGCACCATGCGCAGCATTGTGAAGCAGAACTTCTTAAAAAACATCCAGAAGCAAAAAAAGAAACCACGTTCACATTCCCACAAGAAAAAGAATTCTTGAAAAAATTCTGGGAAATCAACATCGCAGTTGCGAAGCAGGCGTGCAAAGATGCGGTGCGAAAGGAGCATTTCATCATGCAGGCAGTTGCGTCTATGGAAGATATAGAAAAGGCAGTAAATCCGCTCGTCAAGCGCTGTCGGGAATGGTTTGCGTTGTACTGTCCAGAAGTCAATGAAAAGGTTGCGAATCATGAAGCGTTCATTGAAATAATCACCACAAAAAGTAAACAGGAAATTCTTGATGAGTTTAATATCGCTACAACAATGGGCGCGGATATTGCAACAATTGACATTGAACCAATGGAAGAATTTGGCAAGCAAATTAAACTTCTCTACAATTTCAAAAAACAGCTCGAAGAATATATTGAAAAAGCGTTGCATGACATTGCACCAAACCTGCTTGCGGTTGCGGGTCCAGTGCTTGCGGCAGAACTCTTACTTCACGCAGGTTCCTTAGAAAAGCTGGGAAAAATGCCTGCTTCCACAATCCAGTTGCTCGGCGCGGAAAATGCGCTTTTCTTGCATCTCAAAAAGCAAGGAAATTGTCCACGCCATGGAATTATTGTCAAGCATCCGTTGCTTGCGGGAGCAAAAGGAGAGTACCATGGAAAAGTCTCGAGAAAGCTTGCGGGAATACTCAGCATCGCGGCGCGGCTGGATAGATTTCACGGCGACCAGTATAAAGGATTTGCGCTGAGAGAAAAGCTCGACAAAGATGTTGCAACGCTCGTCTCAAAGCCAAGAAAAATAAAACCACGAGCGTATGTGCCAAAGCAACGAGAAGAAAGGTATGAAAGACCTCGTGAAACAGAAAGACCATTCCGTCAAGAAAGATCCTCATATCAGAATGCAAGACCAGATCATGGAGCAAGAACAGGCAATACGCCATTTAGGCAGCATCGGCAGCAAGGAGCGCCTGAGCGAAGACCCGGGTATAAATATTCTGGGCAACATCGTGAATCACCGCGCGATGGAAGATCTATGTATTCAAGACCACACCCAAGAAGTTCAGGATATGAGCATTCGCAGCAGCGCTCTGAATCGCCACGTGATGGAAGAACCACGCACGCGCAAAGACCACAAACACAAACGCAA
- a CDS encoding divalent-cation tolerance protein CutA, producing MLALYIPCKDKQQAMDIAAHLLKKKLIACANIIPSTSMYFWEGKLETNEEHIILAKTVEKRYNAIEKAVVALHSYECPCITAWKIDKANRSYERWVKKMVK from the coding sequence ATGCTTGCATTATACATTCCTTGCAAAGACAAACAGCAGGCAATGGATATCGCTGCGCATCTTCTGAAGAAAAAACTTATCGCGTGCGCAAACATTATTCCCTCGACAAGCATGTACTTCTGGGAAGGGAAACTCGAGACCAATGAAGAACATATTATTCTCGCAAAAACTGTGGAGAAGAGATACAACGCAATTGAGAAAGCAGTTGTTGCGCTTCATTCTTACGAATGCCCTTGCATTACTGCATGGAAGATAGATAAAGCAAACCGCAGTTACGAACGCTGGGTTAAAAAGATGGTGAAATAA